A genomic region of Papaver somniferum cultivar HN1 chromosome 7, ASM357369v1, whole genome shotgun sequence contains the following coding sequences:
- the LOC113299570 gene encoding probable mediator of RNA polymerase II transcription subunit 36b, protein MRPPMTRGRGGGGFRGRSDGGGRGGGRSFGDGGRGGRGGRGGDRGRGGGRGRGGGRGGGRGAGGMKGGSKVIVEPHRHEGVFIAKGKEDALVTRNMVPGEAVYGEKRVSIQNEDGTKIEYRVWNPFRSKLAAAILGGVDNIWIVPGARVLYLGAASGTTVSHVSDLVGPTGVVYAVEFSHRSGRDLVNMAKKRTNVIPIIEDARHPAKYRMLVGMVDVIFSDVAQPDQARILALNASYFLKNGGHFVISIKANCIDSTVPAEAVFAQEVKKLQQDQFKPSEQVTLEPFERDHACVVGGYRVPKKQKA, encoded by the exons ATGAGGCCGCCAATGACCAGAG GACGTGGTGGTGGTGGATTTAGAGGAAGAAGTGATGGAGGAggtagaggaggaggaagaagtttCGGTGATGGAGGTCGTGGTGGTAGAGGAGGTCGTGGTGGAGATAGAGGAAGGGGTGGTGGTCGTGGTAGAGGAGGAGGTCGTGGTGGTGGACGTGGTGCTGGTGGAATGAAAGGTGGAAGCAAAGTTATTGTAGAACCACATAGACATGAAGGTGTTTTTATTGCCAAGGGTAAAGAAGATGCTCTTGTTACTAGGAATATGGTTCCTGGGGAAGCTGTATATGGTGAAAAGAGGGTCTCAATTCAG AATGAAGACGGAACAAAGATTGAATACAGAGTCTGGAATCCTTTCAGATCTAAGCTTGCTGCTGCTATTCTTGGTGGTGTTGATAACATTTGGATT GTTCCAGGAGCTAGGGTTCTATATCTTGGGGCAGCTTCAGGAACTACTGTCTCTCATGTCTCCGACCTTGTTGGACCA ACTGGAGTGGTGTATGCTGTTGAGTTTTCACACAGAAGTGGAAGAGATCTAGTTAACATGGCAAAGAAGAGAACAAATGTTATTCCCATCATTGAAGATGCTAGGCATCCTGCTAAATACAGGATGTTAGTTGGCATGGTTGATGTCATTTTCTCCGATGTTGCCCAACCTGACCAG GCTAGAATCTTAGCTCTGAATGCTTCGTATTTCCTCAAGAACGGAGGTCACTTTGTGATATCAATCAAG GCAAACTGTATTGATTCTACAGTTCCAGCTGAGGCAGTCTTTGCCCAAGAAGTGAAGAAACTGCAGCAGGACCAGTTCAAACCATCTGAGCAGGTTACTCTTGAGCCCTTTGAGCGTGACCATGCTTGTGTTGTTGGTGGTTACAGAGTGCCCAAGAAGCAAAAGGCCTAG
- the LOC113295945 gene encoding F-box/FBD/LRR-repeat protein At1g16930-like, which yields MKPRKAPLASDNTDKLSDLPDALLHKILSFINMTSVIQNSILSKRWRYLWKSLPTLKFHSDDMYQKSFRNLYMREEDVIVYFIDQVLARRERSDIQRLDIVIYDVKSYFGDHLYSWIHVVVDCNVQELSIEIWDNQQVKIPACLFTCTSLTKFELAVNGRHNYGEIFLPDAIDLPRLKCLKFEGLGFEDEDLTDKFFSKYPNLESLKIVDTYIEFDIYFPNLEVFILEFNDVRCPMATLQEDWYGSSNTIKLIALKLTFLRCKGLISEDNVIENLSSIKTADIDIKLLEDMRWYHNGLEEEDSGLSAEDVESGKLMVKFLSALSDVKFLTLSHRVLKLDPPPARTGSGQPRKVSGNDIIIIVFVLDAFDGGGRIHIPSRALIDLPEDKW from the exons ATGAAACCAAGAAAAGCACCATTGGCATCTGATAACACAGATAAACTTAGTGATTTACCAGATGCCCTTCTTCATAAAATCTTATCATTCATTAATATGACGTCTGTAATTCAGAACAGCATTTTGTCCAAAAGATGGAGGTATCTTTGGAAATCTCTTCCTACTCTGAAGTTCCACTCGGATGATATGTATCAGAAATCTTTTAGGAACCTATACATGAGAGAGGAGGATGTCATCGTGTATTTTATTGACCAGGTATTAGCTCGTCGTGAGAGATCTGATATACAGAGACTTGACATTGTTATTTATGATGTTAAATCTTATTTTGGAGATCATCTTTATTCATGGATACATGTTGTTGTAGACTGTAATGTTCAAGAACTATCTATTGAGATTTGGGATAATCAACAGGTTAAGATTCCTGCTTGTCTATTTACTTGTACATCTTTAACCAAATTTGAATTAGCAGTGAATGGTAGGCATAATTATGGGGAAATATTTCTACCTGATGCTATAGATTTACCTAGGCTCAAATGTCTGAAGTTTGAGGGACttggatttgaagatgaagatttaactGACAAGTTCTTCTCTAAGTATCCTAATCTTGAATCATTGAAAATAGTAGATACTTACATTGAGTTCGATATCTACTTTCCAAATCTCGAAGTGTTTATACTAGAATTTAATGATGTAAGGTGTCCAATGGCTACACTACAAGAAGATTGGTATGGCAGCAGCAATACTATCAAGTTAATTGCTCTGAAACTGACATTCTTAAGATGCAAAGGTTTGATATCGGAAGACAACGTCATAGAGAACCTTTCTTCTATTAAAACTGCTGACATTGATATCAAATTACTAGAAGATATGCGCTGGTACCAtaatggtttagaagaagaagattcagggCTTTCTGCAGAGGATGTAGAATCTGGTAAGCTTATGGTGAAATTCTTAAGTGCGCTCAGTGATGTGAAGTTTCTAACGCTATCTCACAGAGTCCTCAAA TTGGATCCTCCTCCAGCAAGAACTGGTTCAGGACAGCCAAGGAAG GTTAGTGGTAATGACATTATTATAATTGTATTTGTATTAGATGCTTTTGATGGTGGTGGAAG GATTCATATACCATCAAGAGCTCTCATTGACCTGCCCGAGGATAAGTGGTAA